In Haliotis asinina isolate JCU_RB_2024 chromosome 11, JCU_Hal_asi_v2, whole genome shotgun sequence, the genomic stretch TTTTTAATAAATAGAAATATGAGACGATATGTCTTCCTATttaaataacagaaacacaatgtGATGGTCTGGTATTTATTATCCATTATGTATAGTAAAGCAGCTGATGTGCCGACAATCGGTATCGGTAGAGCCAACAATCAATGAAAGCTATTGATGTTTCTCGTGATAATAACTGAGCTATATCTTTACATAAGGCAGTTGAGAACGGCAGGTGAATGAGTTGGACGTGAATCGTCAGTTTGGACATTGAGAGGTACTGCAGACATACAGTGGATATTGGCATTTGTGTCACGAAGTGCCTGTGTGAAGTTTTACGTCTATGTGAAGGACATGGTTTGCGAAATATATTGTTCCGGTGAGGACGAACTTGAACTAATACCACTTAAACACGTTCTTTGGATCATACATTTCGACACAAGAGTGTACTGATTTAATTGTGATGACAGATGAGAAGATAGGCTGTGTTATCTGACAGTTTTGCGAGATTTTGACGCTGACCTAATATTGATGTTTTGTGAGGATGAATCCACTGCCAACCAAAGTTTGGAGAGTACAGCATACTTCTGTCATGCATTCCTGCTGTATTTCCTCTCTGCTTTTGATACTCGGCAAGATGACCTGGGTCTCAGCTTTTGTAATACAGCAATCCCCAAAATGTCGCATCGACTACCACAACCTCCCTGCTTCCGTCAGCCTTGACCCTGGGTGTAGCCATGTGACGTGTGGTTCCCACTGTGGCGCCCCCTGTCCATCAGAACGTGACTGTCAACAAAATGGAGTCTTGGTGTGTAAGGTGTCTGCCCTTCCTGTAGCCTTCACGTGTGGCTACGATGACACCAACTGCTACGTATTTCAAAAGGTATCATACAATGCAACTAACTACCAATCCCAACATGAACAACTGTTACATTTAGTAATCGTTTTTCTCACTTTAGATGACTCGTTTTGGCCAATATAGTCTGCATATTCCTTTCATACAACTGGGCTAATGTTCGGACCTCAGTCGATAACTGGTAGCAAACAATAACCGTAGCAAATAACTATCGGGAAATACAAATGTAAATGCTTTGAAAAGTTAAAGGATAAATGCCCATTCAATTTGACTGAAAGCTGTCTAAGCAATTTCTTAACTTCAGACTGCTGAGAGGGCACGtatgtccacaaacattcaaagaaatTTAAACTGTCCACATTTTTaaccgtagaatatgtgtccttttaatgtatggctagatttcctaaattgctaacagctgaaaggatgatgtaaatccagccaggtaCATGCAGGAAGCATATGTACAGTAAGTCCttatggtccctagcatggtgcactaccttcagttgttgctgGTATATAGCCTGtattttatatcgtattgttccaacagtgatattagttttaactttccacactggttttaaattgtaactgtgtaACAATATTCCACTAGTTTTATTGttctttgacgacaggtttttatagtgtatgtacatttcatttcaatatcaatcatgttctcgtcacaatatggctgaaatattgccgatgtgacctttactattaactcactaactcatcttCAGAGGAAGTCAATACATTCGATGGGTGTGTCTGCAACAAGTAAACGTACAAAATTATTTATGTGGAAGGGCTTTATTCTATCAGAATGATAAAAAAGATGCCCTGCTTAATATGTAATTGTCATCATCAGGTGACTAGCTGCACAAATGGGGCCACAGTCGCATCTGATGGCACATGTGTGTGCCCTGTGGGCTTCATGGGGCAACTGTGTCAACACTACGTTCACAGTGAGTATCTGATATTTAATTCCTATATTAGTACTTCGGGTTTCTGCATAACCAATTTTTCGATAGTTGTCATCGTCatctattttttttcattttgtttgtaaagAAGAGCGAGTGAATTAAAAAAACACCTCATCGTTTTACAAGGACGTCATTTGGTGTGAAACAGAAAACTCGCATAATACGTAACATGAACAAAAAACTGCATTTTATGACCCCAAAAAGGACATGAATGTACAAAGAATTTCACTTTTTGCATTAATCCATTTCTACAGCCTGTGCCGACATATACCAGCGTGACTCTAGCAGTGCTGACGGCGAGTACACGTTCATCACCTCCCAGGACGACGTCATTAACGTCTATTGCCGTTTCAAGAGCAACGTGGTCACAACGTACTTCTCCAAGGATGCCGTaacaaaactaaacacacaGGAACTACGTCTCCATTACAACTCCAACACCGTCGTCGACCTCGTCGCTAAACTGAGTGACGGAACGCAGTCTGAATCGACCCTTGCCCAGATGACCACTTTCTCCACTGTCCACCTGGCGGTCATGGTCAACGAACATACAGACTACAATGGCCCCTCAAATACAAACTTGGGACCTTACCTATACCTAGGGTTCCTTCCGAAAAATAGAATTTCGCGAAATTTCAGGCATGGCTACAACGCCAACGGTGCCGATAAAGACTTCAACAACTGTGAT encodes the following:
- the LOC137255825 gene encoding uncharacterized protein → MNPLPTKVWRVQHTSVMHSCCISSLLLILGKMTWVSAFVIQQSPKCRIDYHNLPASVSLDPGCSHVTCGSHCGAPCPSERDCQQNGVLVCKVSALPVAFTCGYDDTNCYVFQKVTSCTNGATVASDGTCVCPVGFMGQLCQHYVHTCADIYQRDSSSADGEYTFITSQDDVINVYCRFKSNVVTTYFSKDAVTKLNTQELRLHYNSNTVVDLVAKLSDGTQSESTLAQMTTFSTVHLAVMVNEHTDYNGPSNTNLGPYLYLGFLPKNRISRNFRHGYNANGADKDFNNCDGNPNNYFTLFSNINNQSPTRNSGGMCGSCIMAHWKAGARMLQSGDHLPDNYIFDTEIHFGGCGGFGITTSWSNVGGFGLGVKYDV